Genomic window (Streptococcus suis S735):
GAGCATTCATAATCCGAGTGGTATCATCCATCAAGGTCGGTACAAAACGCAAGCTCATGGACAACATCAAACCAATTTCATGCACAGGAACTTTAAATTTCTTCAAAGGTGCAAGCCCCGACTCAATACCATCAGCCAAGCTAAGGGGTGTCGTCGTCAAGGTCAATAGGGTTGAGAAGAAAATAATCAAAACAAAGCGAACAAAAATAATCGCCGCCTGTTGCAACCCTTCTACAGATAATTTAAAAATCCAAAACTCCCATAGAATGGTCGCTCCAGGTGTAAAGAAAACCTGAAAGAAAGTTGTAAATAGAATAATTCCTATCATCGGTTTCAAACCATTAATAAAAAATGATAAGCGAATACGTGATAAAACAACCATTCCTAAAACAAATGCTATCAACAAGGCATTGGTGACCAAATTATTGGCCCAAAAAATCATCAATAGAAATCCAAACATTGCTAAAAGCTTACTTCTTGGATCCAAGCGATGAATAATTGAATCCCCAGGAATATAGCGACCTAAAATTAATTTATCCATGTGTCACCATCCCCGTAAATTCTTCAATTGTAATAGGAAGACGTTCAAATACAAAGCCTCTTCTCTCCAAATTAGCTGCAAACTTAGTAATCTTAGGCACTCCCAACTGAATACTCTCTAAAAAATCTACCTCTTGAAAAATATCGACTGGTTTACCAGAACGGACCAGCTTTCCCTTTTCCATAATGTAAACAAAATCAGCATAGTTAGCCACATCGTCCATCAAATGAGTTACCAAAACGATTGTCATGCCTGATTCATGAAGCTTTTTGAAAATATCCATCAATTCCTGACGACCCGCAGGATCCAATCCAGCCGTTGGTTCATCCAAAACTAAGATACTTGGTTCCATTGCCAGAATCCCAGCAATAGCTACCCGACGCATTTGACCACCAGATAGTTCAAAAGGACTACGCTCAAACAAGCTTTCATCAATTCCAACCAAGGCCAACTTTTCACGCGCAATCGTTTCAGCCTCTTCCTGAGAAACTCCGAAATTTTGTGGACCAAAAGCAACGTCTTTTAAGACCGTTTCATCAAACACTTGACTTTCAGGAAATTGGAACACCAACCCCACTTTCTTCCTGACTTGCTTAATATCCTTATTTTCAGACGTCGCTGTAATCACAACATCATCAATAACTACTCTTCCTTCTGTTGGTACATTTAATCCATTCAAGAGTTGTAAAATCGTTGATTTGCCCGAACCCGTATGCCCAATAAGGGCCGTGTAAGAGCCATCAACAATCTCCAAATCCACACCAAAAAGCGCACGCCCCTCAAAAGGAGTGCCAGCTTGATAGGTATAGCTTACTTCTTGGAGATCAATTCCCATAAAGTTTCCTCTAATTCTTCCTCTGTAAAATAGCGGAGCGGTAAATCAAGTCCAGTCTGGCGCAAAGATGAAGCCAGTTCTGTCGTAAACGGTCTATCCAAGTCTAAATCTACCAAATCTTCTCGCATAAATAGTTCATTTGGAGTGCTAATTGATTCAACCTGTCCATTTTTCATCACGATAACTCGATCACTCAATGCAACCTCATCCAAATCATGTGTTATAGAGATAACCGTCATACCATGACGCTCCTTAATTTCACGGACAATCTTAATCAAGTCGAGACGACCTTCTGGATCCAACATAGACGTAGCCTCATCCAAAATAATAATTTTTGGACGCAAGGCAACCACTCCAGCAATCGCCACCCTCTGCTTCTGACCACCAGATAAACGAGCAGGCTCACGTGTTTTGAAATCAGTCATTCCAACTAATTCCAAAGCTTCGTCAACTCGACTACGCATCTCCTCCAAAGGGATTCCCTGATTCTCTAAACCAAATGCAACATCATCTTCAACTGTAGCGCCTACAAATTGGTTATCTGGATTTTGAAAAACCATACCAATCAAGCGTCGCTTATCCCATACATTATCAATGGTTAAGGCATCACCGTCAATATAAATATCACCTGATTCAGCTTCCAACAAACCATCAATCAAACGAACTGTTGTTGATTTACCCGAACCATTATGACCAATAATAGATAGCCACTCTCCCTGTTTCACGTGAAACGAAACATCATTTAGAGTATATTGCTCATCCTCTTGGTTGTATTTATATTTTAAATTTTTTACTTCAATAATATTCATCATTTAAATGTATCTTTAAACAAGAAGGACGCACCCTTGAAATAATCATAGCCAGAATATAGGGTGAAGAAAAGTGCAATATAGAGTGTTATTTGCCCCACGACGTTCCAGTGTAAGAGCAGGAAAATAACTGCAAACATCTGTGAAAATGTTTTGATTTTTCCTGGCATAGCCGCAGCTAGAACTGTTCCTCCATTTTCCACCAAGAGTAGACGAAGACCTGTCACTGCCAATTCACGACAAATAATAATTGCAACTACCCAAGCTGGAGCAAAGCCAAGCTCTACAAGCATGATAAATGCTGTCATCACCAAAATCTTATCTGCCATCGGATCCGCAAATTTTCCAAAGTTTGTTACAACCTGCCATTTACGAGCCAAGTAGCCGTCTAGATAATCCGTAATACTAGCTAATGCAAAAATAAGTGCTGCTAAGACATGACTAATTGTTGAATTCCAAACGGTCAGTAACAAGATAAAAATTGGAATTACCAAAATCCTACCTATCGTCAATGCATTGGGAATATTTTCTTTTTTCATATAAAACCTTTATTGTTCAAAATTTATTGTAATTGAGCCTGTATCTGCTGTCAGAGCTGATAGTTCTAGCTTTTGACCACCTACACTTACCTCAACCCCTTTAACAACACCAAGAATAAGTGTAGTAGAAGTCACTCCTTCTTCAATAGTAGTAGTTACTGTTGGATTATCAGGTGTTAGTGTAACGCCCCCCTCTAACAAGGTGTCAGAAAGGCTGATCCAACTCGTTGTATTTTTTGCTGTTACAGTTACTTCTACTGGATAAGTCACTGTTTTAAGGGTCGCAACAATGTTAGAACCTGATCCTGAAATAGTCACATTTTCTGTAGCGGAACTACTTGAACTCGTTGAATTTGACTGCGCCTGCTCAGTAGAACTCGTCTCTGTGCCACTACTTGCTTCAGATACAGATTGCTCAACTATACTATATGACGTTGTAGTAGGCGTAATAGATGCTCTATTTTTGAGCCTGCTATGAACAATATAAATCACAAAAATAATAATCAACCCCGTCGCAAGTAATAAGTAAATCAACGGAAGATAAGAGTTCTTTTTACGTTTACGAACCTTATAGCTTCTTTTCAATTCTGAAGAGCGTAGTTCTTCTTCTCCATCTTCATAATATTTCACTAAACTATTGGTCTCGTAAGCATCCAGTAGAACATCTGCATCTAATTCCAAAGCCTCAGCGTATGCTTTTAAAATAGACTGAACAACATCTGAGTTTGCAATAAAATCAAAATCATTGTACTCAAGTGCCTGCAAATATTTAGCTTGGATTTTTGTTATCCGTTGCAAGTCAACAAATGTCCAACCCCGTCCTTCTCTGGCTGTTCTAAGTACTTCCCCTATACTCTTTTGTCTCATAATACCCTCTCTCTATCGCTCATCATGTACAGTATACTATTCTAACAAAATTCCAAGGAAATTTCGACGGGTTGCGCCCACTTATTTTGGAAAAATCGTGAAATCTGTCATATCACAGTGATCAATAAAGCGACGACCTGCCTCTCTGATGTCATCTAACTGAAGACTTTGTATCATTTGAGGTATATCAAAAACATTTTCATATTCTGAATACTGAGAAACAAAGTGACTAGCTGTAAACTCAAGAGAATTTAAGCTACGAATAAAATCTCCATACATCTCGTTTTTCAACAATTGTAAATGATCCTCTGTCACATCTGCATCATCCTCAAATTTCCTAAGTGCTTTCATCAGTATACTAGAAAGCGTAATGGGTTCTTGAGTATCTCCCGAGATAATCAAATAGTGGTATTCAGGTGTAACCTCTAATTGGAACTGGAAAGAAGAATCAATTTTTCCCTGCTCGTATAACTGTTGATAGCGTTTTGAAGTCCAACCAAACAACATGGCAAATAAAAATTGTAAACTAAGCCGATATTTCTGAATAGTCTCCTTATCAACCTCGTCATTTCCCCGTAAACCAACAGCCAATTTTGGGGTAGATACTTCAAATTGTTCTGAGAGATGTTCCTGTATCGGCAACTTTTGGATACCTGCCAATTCAAACGACTGAGCTGGATTATCCATCTGAGCTACTTGATAACTTGAAATTTGTTTCCAAACTGCCTCTAAATCAAAATTACCAATAACGAATAAATTCATGTTACTTGGATGATAAAACACATCAAAATTCTCATGTAAATCATCCGCAGTAATTGCAGCAATTGATTCAACTGTCCCTGCTATATCATAGGCCAAAGGACTTTCTGGATAAAGCGATGATAGAATTCCCGTAAACAAGCGATAATCTGCATCATCTTGATACATCTCGATTTCTTGTTCAATAATCCCCTGTTCTCTTTCTACATTGTCTTCTGTAAAATACGGTTCTCGAACAAAAGATTGTAAAAGTGATAGAGACTCCAATACTTTCTGAGTCGTTGAAAATAAGTAACTAGTCTGTCTAAAACTGGTATAAGCATTTGCGCTTGCTCCCAATTTAGCAAACTCATTCATAATATCCTCTTCATTCTCAGTTTCAAACAGCTTATGTTCTAAAAAATGTGCAATCCCTGCAGGATAAACAACACTATTACCATTAGCCAATGTAAATCGAGTATGAATACCCCCAAAATTTGTCGTTAGAATTCCATATGTCTCATGGAAATCTACTTTAGGAAGCAAAATAACTGTCAACCCATTGTCAACTTTCCCATAAAAGACAGATTCTTTCATGTAAGGATACTTCTTCTCAACTAACTTCATTCTTCTGTCCCCTCCATAAAGTAAACAGCCTGTAAATTAATCATCTGTCCTACTTGAATGACATCGTCTATTGATACCGATTTGATAGCCTCAATCCAATCTAACCAACTTAAATTTCTATTTCCTAAGGTAACTTGATTATATACTTGTTCTATCAAATTATTCTGCCTATCTTGAGCCAAGGTTGCTGAATGAATCAACATGTTTTTTGTCAACTCTAATTCTTCTTCTGTAAACTTACCACATTTTAAATCAAGTAGTTGTTTACTAATTAACTTCATTACCCTGAGTCTATTTTCACGGCTAATTCCAGCATAGACCTTTAGCATTCCTGAAAAAATAGAGACCTGACTACCAATTGTATAGGCCAAACTTTCTTTCTCACGAACATTCATAAATAACTTCGAATGGGAGAAAGCACCCAGTAGACCATTAAATACCATCAAAGCCGGATAGTTTACATCGTTGTAAACCACCTGTAAATGATATGCCAATTCCAAAATGGACTGCCTTGCCTGTTTACGCTCGATTTTTTCTTGCGTGATATTTGAGTATTCCTGATGATATTCTAACTCTAATTTTGGATTTCTATAAGTAAAACCAAAATCTTCAAGTTTTCTTTTTACTTGTTCTCTGTCAACCTTCCCTAAGACAAATATATCAATTTTATCCATACGCAACATATTCCGATAAATCTGAAAGGTTGATTCTGCTGTTTCTTTTTCAACCA
Coding sequences:
- a CDS encoding energy-coupling factor transporter transmembrane component T family protein; this translates as MDKLILGRYIPGDSIIHRLDPRSKLLAMFGFLLMIFWANNLVTNALLIAFVLGMVVLSRIRLSFFINGLKPMIGIILFTTFFQVFFTPGATILWEFWIFKLSVEGLQQAAIIFVRFVLIIFFSTLLTLTTTPLSLADGIESGLAPLKKFKVPVHEIGLMLSMSLRFVPTLMDDTTRIMNAQRARGVDFNEGNLIQKVKSVIPILIPLFASSFKRADALATAMEARGYQGGDGRTKYRILEWKLADTLAILVMLALAGLLFILKK
- a CDS encoding energy-coupling factor ABC transporter ATP-binding protein, which codes for MGIDLQEVSYTYQAGTPFEGRALFGVDLEIVDGSYTALIGHTGSGKSTILQLLNGLNVPTEGRVVIDDVVITATSENKDIKQVRKKVGLVFQFPESQVFDETVLKDVAFGPQNFGVSQEEAETIAREKLALVGIDESLFERSPFELSGGQMRRVAIAGILAMEPSILVLDEPTAGLDPAGRQELMDIFKKLHESGMTIVLVTHLMDDVANYADFVYIMEKGKLVRSGKPVDIFQEVDFLESIQLGVPKITKFAANLERRGFVFERLPITIEEFTGMVTHG
- a CDS encoding energy-coupling factor ABC transporter ATP-binding protein yields the protein MMNIIEVKNLKYKYNQEDEQYTLNDVSFHVKQGEWLSIIGHNGSGKSTTVRLIDGLLEAESGDIYIDGDALTIDNVWDKRRLIGMVFQNPDNQFVGATVEDDVAFGLENQGIPLEEMRSRVDEALELVGMTDFKTREPARLSGGQKQRVAIAGVVALRPKIIILDEATSMLDPEGRLDLIKIVREIKERHGMTVISITHDLDEVALSDRVIVMKNGQVESISTPNELFMREDLVDLDLDRPFTTELASSLRQTGLDLPLRYFTEEELEETLWELISKK
- the pgsA gene encoding CDP-diacylglycerol--glycerol-3-phosphate 3-phosphatidyltransferase, with product MKKENIPNALTIGRILVIPIFILLLTVWNSTISHVLAALIFALASITDYLDGYLARKWQVVTNFGKFADPMADKILVMTAFIMLVELGFAPAWVVAIIICRELAVTGLRLLLVENGGTVLAAAMPGKIKTFSQMFAVIFLLLHWNVVGQITLYIALFFTLYSGYDYFKGASFLFKDTFK
- the rodZ gene encoding cytoskeleton protein RodZ, which produces MRQKSIGEVLRTAREGRGWTFVDLQRITKIQAKYLQALEYNDFDFIANSDVVQSILKAYAEALELDADVLLDAYETNSLVKYYEDGEEELRSSELKRSYKVRKRKKNSYLPLIYLLLATGLIIIFVIYIVHSRLKNRASITPTTTSYSIVEQSVSEASSGTETSSTEQAQSNSTSSSSSATENVTISGSGSNIVATLKTVTYPVEVTVTAKNTTSWISLSDTLLEGGVTLTPDNPTVTTTIEEGVTSTTLILGVVKGVEVSVGGQKLELSALTADTGSITINFEQ
- the yfmH gene encoding EF-P 5-aminopentanol modification-associated protein YfmH, translated to MKLVEKKYPYMKESVFYGKVDNGLTVILLPKVDFHETYGILTTNFGGIHTRFTLANGNSVVYPAGIAHFLEHKLFETENEEDIMNEFAKLGASANAYTSFRQTSYLFSTTQKVLESLSLLQSFVREPYFTEDNVEREQGIIEQEIEMYQDDADYRLFTGILSSLYPESPLAYDIAGTVESIAAITADDLHENFDVFYHPSNMNLFVIGNFDLEAVWKQISSYQVAQMDNPAQSFELAGIQKLPIQEHLSEQFEVSTPKLAVGLRGNDEVDKETIQKYRLSLQFLFAMLFGWTSKRYQQLYEQGKIDSSFQFQLEVTPEYHYLIISGDTQEPITLSSILMKALRKFEDDADVTEDHLQLLKNEMYGDFIRSLNSLEFTASHFVSQYSEYENVFDIPQMIQSLQLDDIREAGRRFIDHCDMTDFTIFPK
- the yfmF gene encoding EF-P 5-aminopentanol modification-associated protein YfmF yields the protein MKLQEGVDLHFIDTDQFTTNRIRIRFAAEMSEATVAGRVLVANIFEMGNQEFQTAQAVRRRLAELYGAQFSTSVSKRGRVHCVDVTISYVSPRHLPENEDITVEILDFLYTCIFRPLKKGRGFDSQIFEVEKTNLINFLQSEIEDNFYHVDVEMSKLFYKDPSLQIPRVGRLDLVEKETAESTFQIYRNMLRMDKIDIFVLGKVDREQVKRKLEDFGFTYRNPKLELEYHQEYSNITQEKIERKQARQSILELAYHLQVVYNDVNYPALMVFNGLLGAFSHSKLFMNVREKESLAYTIGSQVSIFSGMLKVYAGISRENRLRVMKLISKQLLDLKCGKFTEEELELTKNMLIHSATLAQDRQNNLIEQVYNQVTLGNRNLSWLDWIEAIKSVSIDDVIQVGQMINLQAVYFMEGTEE